A section of the Schistosoma haematobium chromosome ZW, whole genome shotgun sequence genome encodes:
- a CDS encoding hypothetical protein (EggNog:ENOG4106432~COG:S): MPLDSVSLFDSDDSAFVAEGLYLGLSQFVSRSSESFTEIPSFVIEDSVISVDAHDVCFTTYSGESLGELSDCRQAGISSVHDISAESVPFFIPEASVLAVSGYEYKSLNELGSSNRLPSIVQDTANVVDSHDIREVSEESVIGKDSSITNGQIVLQTSGSYHSAFRCDPEYGISDYSNSLITDSFAEMIMKEPNHDTEILYSPKDQDALCYQLQSGVSLVTETPTKSDVLDKSPPSGKSDLTYLAAASGASVAMEFTEEEEEEDEFSMACPGRMKTLEHGDSSQLVHSALDRSAKMLTRLQTYGFRGNLMGTNSLVNLNWHASETKLTTPCIEFFENDENTNSLAHQNIPTSNAHMNKVTELDREEYEDFDGDSLEELNIPFEICNTYNTSREIITDETECGNTSLFPFPETVATNQVFNYDNKLKSDTDCQQDSFIEKEVSRRQHLDSELVISSQSSSTKKISFSPDHELQTSSTADESSLSSHSTIVNVGVMNQSPVVPQLIRGNLIDEKLLSQSLSSQEHDFGVDAPDSIQLLESKTTLASIESDLDILGEEIKLKDDNAILPLGQNSVHLSSVAKRKQSNFISNLLGTEPVVGSTALRTSTDVSNVPVSQPICTTEGHIKTTQRYFHEPIGGHVSFPQISEGSCDKQLKFSNDRAKSSPSSINVEKRIETSDENVTSSSLSEFERLEKELGTSNSTSPSSGHKGSGEDVSSHTSSLSEYLRHEKECESFDEILALPFDSKLKLKFNDLIDINGKPKTVVTDMLTSNNLTPLYGQISTIYEDVAEHHISSLSQSIESPTTSLHSAKDDDQISFTYSSQKDENKSQTGCSDSELLIICSKMLSDPLQAEKSKESLTSSSEIEPLLDRVDDPLTGVEETDSLICSSIYDSLVPSGYENSIYDGTPNMNFGVNDNWRNRISRRTDSLDESEHEQPSKVTDSLCSPSSSDISNRKGENKLSPPEENDQGIIEFNSAHIDILHQQYIGTIVEKQSCAVFQNKSCLNERESSITYGKQPQSTHSDEKQDSSTSVSGVAQYEYLDKPILGNCMTDSLDDSGSVIEQPGTKISSIECSATTEFVTTGIPSCSFSTAPIPLLATESKALKYSKVIKTLKSDVSSTVEKVTVPTTSGAIALPICSSSLQSTYQDGERYDLILKIDLNPQSTVFDTSEDEIFVEEPSNDLQQLNSVTTDDVSAVAVDSKTKETLKMDNVPSGEVSEACKQIKCKEFKESFIVETSSDSDYEMVSITEREKSPIAFMSEKMKKGNEQE, translated from the coding sequence ATGCCTTTAGATTCTGTGTCTTTATTTGATTCCGATGATTCAGCGTTTGTTGCAGAAGGCTTATATCTCGGTCTCAGTCAATTTGTTTCCCGTTCATCGGAGTCTTTCACTGAAATTCCTAGCTTTGTTATAGAAGACAGCGTCATTTCTGTTGATGCTCATGACGTTTGTTTCACTACGTACTCTGGAGAAAGTCTTGGAGAGTTGTCTGATTGTCGACAGGCTGGCATATCTTCAGTACATGATATTTCTGCAGAATCAGTGCCTTTCTTTATACCTGAAGCTTCAGTTCTTGCTGTATCGGGATATGAATACAAATCATTAAATGAACTTGGATCAAGCAATAGATTACCATCTATTGTTCAGGACACTGCAAATGTAGTGGATTCACATGATATTCGGGAAGTATCTGAGGAGAGCGTTATTGGTAAAGATTCTTCAATAACCAATGGTCAAATTGTTTTGCAAACTTCTGGCTCATATCATTCCGCTTTTCGATGTGATCCTGAATATGGCATTTCAGATTATTCAAACAGCTTAATAACTGATAGTTTTGCTGAAATGATTATGAAAGAACCAAACCATGATACCGAAATCTTGTATTCACCTAAAGATCAAGATGCACTATGTTATCAGCTTCAATCAGGTGTGTCATTAGTAACTGAAACACCTACAAAGTCAGATGTTTTAGATAAATCTCCGCCCTCAGGAAAATCTGACTTGACTTATCTTGCAGCAGCATCAGGAGCAAGTGTAGCTATGGAATTTACTGAAGAGGAAGAGGAGGAAGATGAGTTCTCCATGGCGTGTCCTGGTAGGATGAAAACACTTGAACATGGTGATTCCAGTCAATTAGTTCATTCAGCTCTTGATAGGTCCGCTAAAATGCTTACTCGTCTTCAAACCTATGGATTTCGAGGGAATTTGATGGGTACAAATTCGCTTGTTAATCTTAATTGGCATGCATCAGAAACAAAATTAACAACTCCGTGCATAGAATTCTTCGAAAATGATGAGAATACTAATTCATTAGCCCATCAAAATATACCTACATCAAACGCACATATGAATAAGGTTACAGAGCTCGATCGCGAAGAATATGAGGACTTTGATGGTGATAGTCTTGAAGAATTAAATATCCCATTTGAAATTTGTAATACATATAACACATCACGTGAAATAATTACAGATGAAACTGAATGCGGAAACACTAGTCTGTTCCCGTTCCCTGAGACTGTTGCTACAAATCAAGTCTTCAACTATGACAATAAGTTAAAATCTGATACAGATTGTCAGCAAGACTCTTTTATTGAAAAAGAAGTATCTAGACGTCAACATTTAGATTCAGAACTTGTAATCTCCTCTCAATCCAGTTCCACTAAAAAGATTTCATTCAGCCCAGACCATGAATTACAAACAAGTTCCACTGCAGATGAATCTAGTTTAAGCAGTCACTCGACAATTGTGAATGTTGGAGTAATGAACCAGTCACCAGTTGTCCCTCAACTTATAAGAGGAAATCTAATCGACGAAAAGCTATTGTCTCAGAGTTTATCATCTCAGGAACATGATTTTGGTGTAGATGCACCCGATAGTATTCAGCTACTGGAGTCAAAAACCACCCTAGCATCTATTGAAAGCGATCTTGATATTCTTGGTGAGGAAATAAAGCTAAAAGATGATAACGCTATATTGCCACTTGGTCAGAATTCGGTTCACCTATCTAGCGTCGCTAAAAGAAAGCAATCAAATTTTATATCTAATCTATTAGGAACAGAGCCTGTGGTAGGAAGTACTGCATTACGAACATCTACAGATGTCAGTAACGTTCCAGTGTCGCAACCCATCTGTACTACTGAAGGACATATCAAGACAACACAACGCTACTTTCATGAACCAATCGGAGGACATGTCAGTTTTCCACAAATTTCAGAGGGTTCTTGTGATAAACAGTTAAAATTTTCTAATGATCGGGCTAAATCCTCGCCATCCAGTATTAATGTGGAAAAAAGAATAGAAACAAGTGATGAGAACGTTACCAGTAGCTCACTGTCCGAATTCGAACGACTAGAAAAAGAATTGGGTACTAGCAATTCTACTTCCCCTAGTAGTGGTCATAAAGGAAGTGGTGAAGATGTCAGTTCACATACGTCATCACTTTCTGAGTATCTACGTCATGAAAAAGAATGTGAAAGTTTCGATGAGATTTTGGCATTACCATTTGACTCAAAACTTAAACTAAAATTCAACGATTTAATAGATATAAATGGTAAACCAAAAACAGTGGTCACAGATATGTTAACTTCGAATAACCTAACACCACTTTATGGACAAATTTCAACGATTTACGAAGATGTGGCGGAACATCATATCAGTTCACTCTCACAGAGTATAGAATCTCCAACTACTTCACTTCATTCAGCTAAAGATGATGATCAAATATCATTTACATACTCAAGTcaaaaagatgaaaataaatcaCAGACCGGTTGTTCTGATTCTGAACTTTTAATAATATGTTCGAAAATGCTCAGTGATCCTTTACAGGCCGAAAAATCTAAAGAAAGTTTAACTTCTAGTTCAGAAATAGAACCTTTGCTAGACAGGGTCGACGATCCACTGACAGGAGTAGAAGAAACTGATTCACTAATTTGTTCTTCGATCTATGACTCTTTAGTACCTTCTGGCTATGAAAACAGTATATACGATGGGACACCGAACATGAATTTCGGAGTAAATGATAACTGGAGAAACCGCATATCCCGCAGAACAGATTCATTAGATGAAAGCGAACATGAACAACCCAGTAAAGTTACTGACTCTCTCTGCTCCCCTTCATCGTCAGATATTTCAAACAGGAAAGGGGAAAACAAATTAAGTCCGCCGGAAGAAAATGATCAAGGTATAATAGAATTTAATTCTGCCCATATAGATATCTTACATCAACAATACATCGGAACTATCGTAGAGAAACAGTCTTGTGCggtatttcaaaataaatcttGTTTAAATGAGAGGGAAAGCTCTATTACTTATGGAAAACAGCCTCAGTCAACGCATTCTGATGAAAAGCAAGACTCAAGTACATCTGTGTCAGGAGTTGCACAGTATGAATACCTTGATAAGCCAATACTTGGAAATTGTATGACAGACTCATTAGACGACAGCGGTTCAGTTATAGAACAACCAGGTACTAAAATATCTTCAATTGAATGTTCAGCAACCACTGAGTTTGTAACAACAGGAATACCATCTTGTTCATTCTCTACAGCACCAATCCCCCTATTAGCTACTGAATCTAAAGCACTTAAATATTCTAAAGTTATAAAAACACTTAAAAGTGATGTTTCTTCAACTGTGGAAAAAGTTACTGTTCCTACCACATCTGGGGCAATAGCTCTTCCAATATGTAGTAGTTCCTTACAAAGTACCTACCAAGATGGTGAAAGATATGatcttattttaaaaatagattTGAACCCTCAGTCGACTGTATTCGATACTTCAGAAGATGAGATTTTTGTGGAAGAACCGTCAAATGATCTTCAACAACTGAATAGTGTAACGACTGATGACGTTTCAGCTGTAGCTGTAGATTCGAAAACGAAAGAAACCCTAAAAATGGATAATGTACCGTCAGGAGAAGTTAGTGAGGCATGTAAACAAATCAAATGTAAAGAGTTCAAAGAGTCGTTCATAGTTGAAACTTCCTCCGACTCAGATTATGAAATGGTCAGTATCACTGAGAGAGAAAAGTCACCAATAGCTTTCATGTCAGAAAAAATGAAGAAGGGTAATGAACAAGagtga